aattttatttatatttattattatttcatttgtaaaGCGCTTTAAACAGTGTCTCAAAGGAGCTCAGAAAGAAAGTTTAAAAAGTtcagaaaaaaagtttaaaattaaattcatatttattccttaaataatTTCAACAATAATCATTTAAACACAAAGCGATTTCACTTTTAACAAAAACACTAATTTTAGATTAATTATCcttttctgtaaataataatgaaatatgttcaaataacaaaacaaactaaactacaattacataataataataataataataataataataataataataataataataataattattattattattattagtagtagtagtagtagtttttgTCAATTATAATTGTAACTATTTAAACTAGTTTATACTCTACAGAAGTAATGTCAGTTCAGctctttaattaaagaaaaaaaaatctgaaactgaaattaaattaataaaagttttgataaatgaataaatgaatgatcttTCATTACTACAGCATTAAACAGTCTgataaaatatttctgtattaataaatttgttgtctgtgtttattctgcatttTACTTCATAGCTACTAGACAATTCTCCTACATCTTTATTTATCACTCTGtagcattaattatttatttaatcaacatttttctctgaaataagtctgaaatgtaaaatttactgtTAGGCGATAAATCTGTCCAGCCGTAGCATGATAAagttttaataatgaaatgcaGAATTGATCAAGTTGCTACGATTACTCTTCACTGTAAACATAAATTCTCACTACTTTTAtctcaattaattaattaattaataaataaacaaataaataatacccTGAGTTTGTTAATATTATGCTTATGCTTTGtactgaaatattttacatCTGATCTAATTCTACTGTGAAAACAGTTtgtatcatattattattataattataattattattattatttatttatttaatccagATACATCCTAATAACAATCTACAATATAACCACTTCCaacctactacacacacacacacatgcacacacacacacacacacacacacacacatgcacacacacacacccatcactgACTCACCTGTATCCCTgtcagttttgttgttttgcagTTGGTTCTGTCCAGCCGATTTGCGGTTCAGTTTATTCATggaatcccacaatgcactgtaaCAGTTCAGTGtccttattatttaatttacagAATACCCACAATGCACATTGTTTAACATGAAGGATAGAGTCAGAATGTCAGGAGTGTTAGGTTAACAATGTTTATAGATAGAATGGCCTTTAGATCAGCAGTGATATCATTAATGAGCTCATAACAAAAATCTTCACAACAGACTGGTTTTTGATTGGTCAGCAGAATCAGGAAGTGGACAGAAGAGTCAGAAGCACACTGAATAATGAAGAATAAATGAGAAAAGACTTTTGTTCAACACTAGACTTGTTAAGATTAATATGAAGTGGCCTGGACAGGACGAGGGACGTGGTCATGGTAATAGTTCGAACGTAGCGCTTGTAGCATTTATTAAAACTATGAAACCCAGCTGAGTGTCTCTGTCTGAGTGTCTCTGTCTGAGTGTCTCTGTCTGAGTGTTCATGTCGGAGTTAGTGAGTGGCCGACATGGACCAGGCTCCCTCCATTCTCCACACAGAGAAGGCATAGCTCAGTCTCTCATGTGCCAGGTAGTTACAGCTTGCCATCTTGGCGTCCATCTGTCCGTCGTCACTTTGCAGCACCTGGTAGAGGAAGTCGATGTAGCGTGAGGCAAGTTTGAGGATCTGGATTTTGCTCAGTTTGTCGGACGGCAGCGTGGGAATGATTTTCCTTAGCGAGGCAAAGGCATCATTCAGAGACTGTGTGCGCTGACGTTCCCTCACGTTAGCGATAACTCTCTGAGAGTGAAGATCCTCAAACTGCTGAGCAGGAAGTGGAGAAACCGAGCTCACCAACGGCACCagtgaagatgaggaagaggatgaagaaGGAGATGGAGAACTCTTTTTGGGACGTTTCGAGATGGACGGGATGACAGTTTTATCCTCAGTCAGCAGATCGGCACTGAGCTCCTTCTTAGGGCTGGTCAGTCGTTTTCGAGTCACGACAACGGGACATTTATTATTGTGCCGTTCCTTGTCCTCGTCCCGGGGAATCACTCCGCCTTTGGGGAAATCTCCACAGCTGTCCTCCTCTCTCATGGCAGTCTTCTCTCTCTGATCTCAGTGTTCCTCGGCTCCTGATCTACCGCTTGCCTTTTCTCTCTACAACTTAAACAAAAAGGAAAGGTTTTAAGGTAAACAGTTCTGAGTTTTAGTCTGAGTTTCCAAAAAATtcagtaaataatttaaaaaaatgtaaaacattgcagtacctgtgtatttactgcCTAAAGATCAGAATCCTGTTGTTGATCCTTCAGTCAGCTTCAGTTTTATCCACCATCTGGTTTCCAGCAAATTTATAAAGACCATCTTGGTCCTCACAGGCTCCACCCACCACCGTCACTCATTGGACAGGTTAAAGGACACACCCACCTCAAAGTAAACTAGATGAATGTCGAGACTGGTCTCTGATTGGAAGATGGAGATGTGGAGGTGTGATAGAAAGGACGAGGCCaggatgtgtggtgtgtgtcacTGTAGCTTCTCCTGAAGTGGTGTGTGTCTTATTAAATCCAGATTTCACACTTTAAAATCACACGTCTACACACGGctcagaaaaaaacaccacacacttctCTGGAGCTTTTTACAGAAAGATTAACTTAAAT
The DNA window shown above is from Hemibagrus wyckioides isolate EC202008001 linkage group LG15, SWU_Hwy_1.0, whole genome shotgun sequence and carries:
- the twist3 gene encoding twist3, with the translated sequence MREEDSCGDFPKGGVIPRDEDKERHNNKCPVVVTRKRLTSPKKELSADLLTEDKTVIPSISKRPKKSSPSPSSSSSSSSLVPLVSSVSPLPAQQFEDLHSQRVIANVRERQRTQSLNDAFASLRKIIPTLPSDKLSKIQILKLASRYIDFLYQVLQSDDGQMDAKMASCNYLAHERLSYAFSVWRMEGAWSMSATH